In Nocardioides cavernae, a single genomic region encodes these proteins:
- the trpB gene encoding tryptophan synthase subunit beta: protein MQSNIQTSVTTSGTGRYDADERGYFGETWGGRFMPEALVAALDELTDAWREAMADESFVATFERVLRDYAGTPSRLYHAERLSDLVGARVLLKREDLNHTGAHKIRNVLGQALLTKRMGKTRVIAETGAGQHGVASATAAAWFDLDCTVYMGAVDTRRQALNVARMQLLGAKVVPVESGSATLKDAINEALRDWVASVDHTAYLFGTAAGPHPFPSMVRDFCRGIGDEARAQCLEQYGVLPDAIAACVGGGSNAIGLFTAFLEDEGVEIHGFEPGGDGVETGRHAATIHAGEAGVLHGARTYVLQDDDGQTIESHSISAGLDYPGVGPQHSWLAAAGRATYTPVTDAQAMDAMALLSRTEGIIPAIESAHAVAGALDVAKRLGEEKGPDATVIINLSGRGDKDMGTAIEWFGLGDADLGPDADLEQASEEAVQ from the coding sequence GTGCAGTCGAACATCCAGACGAGCGTGACGACGAGCGGGACCGGCAGGTACGACGCCGACGAGCGCGGCTACTTCGGCGAGACGTGGGGCGGGCGCTTCATGCCCGAGGCCCTCGTCGCCGCGCTGGACGAGCTGACCGACGCCTGGCGCGAGGCGATGGCCGACGAGTCGTTCGTCGCCACCTTCGAGCGGGTGCTGCGCGACTACGCCGGCACGCCGAGCCGGCTCTACCACGCCGAGCGGCTCTCGGACCTCGTCGGTGCGCGCGTGCTGCTCAAGCGCGAGGACCTCAACCACACCGGGGCCCACAAGATCCGCAACGTCCTCGGCCAGGCGCTGCTGACCAAGCGGATGGGCAAGACCCGGGTGATCGCCGAGACCGGCGCCGGCCAGCACGGCGTCGCCAGCGCCACCGCGGCCGCGTGGTTCGACCTCGACTGCACCGTCTACATGGGGGCCGTCGACACGCGGCGCCAGGCGCTCAACGTCGCTCGCATGCAGCTCCTCGGCGCCAAGGTCGTCCCGGTCGAGTCCGGCAGCGCGACGCTGAAGGACGCGATCAACGAGGCGCTGCGCGACTGGGTCGCCAGCGTCGACCACACCGCCTACCTCTTCGGCACCGCCGCCGGGCCGCACCCGTTCCCGAGCATGGTGCGCGACTTCTGCCGCGGCATCGGCGACGAGGCGCGCGCCCAGTGCCTCGAGCAGTACGGCGTCCTCCCGGACGCCATCGCGGCGTGCGTCGGCGGCGGCTCCAACGCCATCGGCCTGTTCACCGCGTTCCTGGAGGACGAGGGCGTGGAGATCCACGGCTTCGAGCCCGGGGGAGACGGCGTCGAGACGGGCCGTCACGCGGCGACCATCCACGCTGGCGAAGCGGGCGTGCTGCACGGTGCCCGCACCTACGTGCTCCAGGACGACGACGGCCAGACGATCGAGTCCCACTCGATCTCCGCCGGCCTCGACTACCCGGGCGTCGGTCCGCAGCACTCGTGGCTGGCCGCGGCCGGGCGGGCGACGTACACGCCCGTCACGGACGCCCAGGCGATGGACGCGATGGCGCTGCTCAGCCGCACCGAGGGGATCATCCCGGCCATCGAGTCCGCCCACGCGGTCGCCGGTGCGCTCGACGTCGCCAAGCGGCTCGGCGAGGAGAAGGGCCCCGACGCGACGGTGATCATCAACCTCAGCGGCCGCGGCGACAAGGACATGGGCACGGCCATCGAGTGGTTCGGCCTCGGTGATGCCGACCTGGGGCCGGACGCCGACCTCGAGCAGGCGTCCGAGGAGGCCGTGCAGTGA
- the trpC gene encoding indole-3-glycerol phosphate synthase TrpC yields the protein MAATGSVLDDIVAGAREDLARREASLPLGELRARLADAPPPRDPMPHFRAAGSSVISEVKRRSPSKGALADIPDPASLAQAYARGGAAAISVLTEERRFGGSLDDLRAVRAAVETPILRKDFIVESYQLVEARAAGADLALLIVAALDDDTLRRLHDEATALGLTVLVEVHDEGEAERALALEAELIGVNSRNLKTLEVDPDVFGRLAPQVRGHAVLVAESGITGVADVQRFVSEGAGVVLVGEALVKDGDPEAAVRAMTGVTAP from the coding sequence ATGGCAGCGACCGGTTCCGTCCTCGACGACATCGTCGCGGGAGCACGCGAGGACCTCGCCCGCCGCGAGGCCTCGCTCCCGCTGGGTGAGCTGCGAGCCCGCCTCGCCGACGCCCCGCCCCCGCGCGACCCGATGCCGCACTTCCGCGCGGCCGGGTCGAGCGTGATCTCGGAGGTCAAGCGGCGCAGCCCGAGCAAGGGCGCCCTCGCCGACATCCCGGACCCGGCGTCCCTCGCGCAGGCCTACGCCCGCGGTGGCGCCGCGGCGATCTCCGTGCTGACCGAGGAGCGCCGCTTCGGCGGAAGCCTCGACGACCTGCGCGCCGTGCGCGCCGCCGTGGAGACGCCGATCCTGCGCAAGGACTTCATCGTCGAGAGCTACCAGCTCGTGGAGGCCCGCGCCGCCGGCGCCGACCTCGCGCTGCTCATCGTCGCCGCGCTCGACGACGACACCCTCCGCCGCCTCCACGACGAGGCGACCGCGCTCGGGCTCACCGTGCTGGTCGAGGTGCACGACGAGGGGGAGGCCGAGCGTGCGCTGGCGCTCGAGGCCGAGCTGATCGGCGTCAACAGCCGCAACCTCAAGACCCTCGAGGTGGACCCCGACGTGTTCGGGCGCCTCGCCCCCCAGGTGCGGGGCCACGCGGTCCTCGTCGCCGAGAGCGGCATCACCGGCGTGGCCGACGTCCAGCGCTTCGTCTCCGAGGGAGCAGGCGTGGTGCTGGTCGGCGAGGCACTGGTCAAGGACGGCGACCCCGAGGCCGCCGTACGAGCAATGACAGGAGTGACGGCGCCGTGA
- a CDS encoding HGxxPAAW family protein: protein MAAGHGNTPAAWTAVAIAMLGFVVGSVALLQVPTQMTLLWIGIIIAVVAFPLFLVLSRLGFNSSEH, encoded by the coding sequence ATGGCTGCTGGCCACGGCAACACCCCCGCTGCTTGGACCGCTGTGGCGATCGCGATGCTCGGCTTCGTCGTGGGCAGCGTCGCGCTGCTGCAGGTCCCGACCCAGATGACCCTGCTCTGGATCGGCATCATCATCGCCGTCGTCGCGTTCCCGCTGTTCCTCGTGCTGTCCAGGCTCGGCTTCAACTCCTCCGAGCACTGA
- a CDS encoding Trp biosynthesis-associated membrane protein: MADAGTQHDARPASTRRTFGPVVALGLVSGALGAWAGSKPWVDGTGPESAPGTGSADWGMTWGEVATSPLATALAFVVLACWGVLLVTRGRFRRAVAALAVVAALGYAATVVWAPFSLPDHLVAQVRRRTGLTLDDTSLTGWYWLAAVVALLVLASTVLALRLVRTWPEMGSKYDAPTGARGGDSTDPAGAPADPPTDNIDIWKALDEGRDPTA; encoded by the coding sequence ATGGCTGACGCCGGGACCCAGCACGACGCGCGGCCCGCGTCGACGCGGCGCACCTTCGGCCCCGTCGTCGCGCTGGGTCTGGTCTCCGGCGCGCTGGGGGCGTGGGCCGGCAGCAAGCCCTGGGTCGACGGCACCGGACCCGAGTCGGCGCCCGGCACGGGTTCCGCGGACTGGGGCATGACCTGGGGCGAGGTGGCCACCTCGCCGCTCGCCACGGCCCTGGCCTTCGTCGTCCTCGCCTGCTGGGGCGTCCTGCTGGTCACCCGCGGAAGGTTCCGCCGGGCCGTGGCCGCGCTGGCCGTGGTGGCCGCCCTCGGCTACGCCGCGACCGTCGTCTGGGCGCCGTTCAGCCTCCCCGACCACCTCGTCGCGCAGGTACGTCGCCGGACCGGGCTCACGCTCGACGACACGTCGCTGACCGGGTGGTACTGGCTCGCGGCCGTCGTGGCGCTGCTCGTGCTCGCCTCGACGGTCCTGGCCCTGCGCCTGGTCCGCACGTGGCCGGAGATGGGCTCCAAGTACGACGCGCCGACCGGTGCCCGTGGCGGCGACAGCACCGACCCGGCCGGGGCTCCCGCCGACCCCCCGACCGACAACATCGACATCTGGAAGGCCCTCGACGAGGGCAGGGACCCGACCGCCTAG
- the hisI gene encoding phosphoribosyl-AMP cyclohydrolase, which translates to MNTPSSALDPAISARLRHTAEGLVPVVVQQHGSGEVLMLAWVDDEALARTIDTGRATYWSRSRREYWVKGDTSGHVQWVKEVRLDCDGDTLLFVVDQVGPACHTGDHTCFDADVLYRVDG; encoded by the coding sequence GTGAACACTCCGAGCTCCGCCCTCGACCCGGCGATCTCCGCTCGCCTGCGGCACACGGCCGAGGGCCTCGTCCCCGTCGTCGTCCAGCAGCACGGGTCGGGCGAGGTCCTGATGCTGGCCTGGGTCGACGACGAGGCACTCGCCCGCACCATCGACACCGGGCGGGCGACGTACTGGTCGCGCTCGCGCCGCGAGTACTGGGTCAAGGGCGACACCTCCGGCCACGTGCAGTGGGTCAAGGAGGTCCGCCTCGACTGCGACGGCGACACGCTCCTCTTCGTCGTGGACCAGGTGGGTCCCGCCTGCCACACCGGCGACCACACCTGCTTCGACGCCGACGTGCTGTACCGGGTCGATGGCTGA
- a CDS encoding aminotransferase class IV → MRAWIDGDLLADPTQGAIAVTDHGFTVGDGVFEAVKTLDGVPFALTRHLARLERSASGLGLPAPDLDDVRRGVAAVLDGAQEDPMGRLRITWTAGPHPMGSGRGGGPATLVVAYSAIDHAAPETTVVTVPWTRNENGATAGLKTTSYAENVIALAHARRHGGTEAILANTAGDLCEGTGSNVFYVVDGELRTPSLTSGCLAGISRELVLEWCGAMEVDEPLAEVRARASEAFLVSTTRDVQAIARWDDRDLPAPGPVTQRCAATWAAREAETMEP, encoded by the coding sequence ATGCGCGCGTGGATCGACGGTGACCTGCTGGCCGACCCGACCCAGGGGGCGATCGCGGTCACCGACCACGGTTTCACCGTCGGCGACGGTGTCTTCGAGGCGGTGAAGACCCTGGACGGCGTGCCCTTCGCGCTGACCCGGCACCTGGCCCGGCTCGAGCGGAGCGCCTCCGGCCTGGGGCTGCCGGCGCCCGACCTCGACGACGTACGACGTGGCGTCGCGGCCGTGCTCGACGGCGCGCAGGAGGACCCGATGGGTCGGCTGCGGATCACCTGGACCGCCGGGCCGCACCCGATGGGGTCCGGACGCGGTGGGGGACCGGCGACGCTGGTGGTGGCCTACAGCGCCATCGACCACGCGGCCCCCGAGACGACGGTCGTGACCGTCCCGTGGACCCGCAACGAGAACGGCGCCACGGCGGGGCTGAAGACCACGTCGTACGCCGAGAACGTGATCGCGCTGGCGCACGCCCGCCGGCACGGCGGGACCGAGGCGATCCTCGCCAACACGGCCGGCGACCTCTGCGAGGGCACGGGGTCCAACGTGTTCTACGTCGTCGACGGCGAGCTGCGCACGCCGAGCCTGACGTCGGGCTGCCTGGCCGGCATCAGCCGCGAGCTGGTCCTCGAGTGGTGCGGTGCCATGGAGGTCGACGAGCCGCTGGCGGAGGTCCGGGCACGTGCGAGCGAGGCGTTCCTCGTCTCCACCACGCGCGACGTCCAGGCCATCGCGCGCTGGGACGACCGCGACCTGCCTGCACCCGGCCCGGTCACGCAGCGCTGTGCTGCGACGTGGGCCGCCCGCGAGGCTGAGACCATGGAGCCGTGA